A genome region from Bradyrhizobium commune includes the following:
- a CDS encoding MarR family winged helix-turn-helix transcriptional regulator: MARSVTAKKGVKPAKPPYVLDEQVGFILRQVWQRHSAIFSRDIGTNLTPTQWAALSKLAETGACSQNQLGRLTAMDVATIKGVIDRLTARGLTETSQDPEDGRRLLVSLTRAGQQLAEKLASNALAITRETLAPLDAKERETLMGLLNKLR; encoded by the coding sequence ATGGCGAGAAGCGTCACGGCGAAGAAGGGTGTCAAACCGGCGAAACCGCCATACGTGCTCGACGAGCAGGTCGGCTTCATCCTGCGCCAGGTCTGGCAGCGTCACAGCGCGATCTTCTCACGCGACATCGGCACCAATCTGACGCCGACGCAATGGGCGGCTCTGTCGAAGCTCGCCGAGACGGGGGCATGCTCGCAGAACCAGCTTGGGCGGCTGACGGCGATGGATGTCGCGACCATCAAGGGCGTGATCGACCGCCTGACGGCGCGCGGCCTGACCGAGACCAGCCAGGATCCGGAGGATGGCCGGCGCCTGCTGGTGAGCCTGACGCGCGCCGGGCAGCAGCTTGCGGAAAAGCTCGCATCAAATGCACTCGCGATTACGCGGGAGACTCTCGCGCCGCTTGATGCGAAAGAGCGCGAGACGCTGATGGGGCTTCTCAATAAGCTGAGGTGA
- a CDS encoding ABC transporter ATP-binding protein — MKLTVQDLNSHYGPAHILFDIGFEVGEGEVVALLGRNGAGKSTTFRSIVGLVAQRSGRIMFEGNDVSAKPTHEIVREGLGYVPEERRIFTDLTVEENLEVGRQPKRPNAPYWTREKLFTLFPNLGEMKNRPGGRMSGGEQQMLTIARTLMGNPSLVLLDEPSEGLSPKIVEQMVDAILTMKKEGVSIVVSEQNLHFARLISDRAYIIERGRICFGGTMAELDARPDIRDAHLSL; from the coding sequence ATGAAGCTCACGGTGCAGGACCTCAACAGCCATTACGGCCCGGCGCATATCCTGTTCGACATCGGTTTCGAGGTCGGCGAGGGCGAGGTGGTGGCGCTGCTCGGTCGCAACGGCGCCGGCAAGTCGACGACCTTCCGCTCGATCGTCGGCCTCGTGGCGCAGCGCTCCGGCCGCATCATGTTCGAGGGCAATGACGTCTCGGCCAAGCCGACGCACGAGATCGTGCGCGAGGGGCTTGGCTATGTGCCGGAAGAGCGGCGCATCTTCACCGATCTGACGGTGGAGGAGAATCTCGAAGTCGGCCGTCAGCCGAAGCGGCCGAATGCGCCGTACTGGACCCGCGAGAAGCTGTTCACGCTGTTTCCGAACTTGGGCGAGATGAAGAACCGCCCGGGCGGGCGCATGAGCGGCGGCGAGCAGCAGATGCTCACGATCGCGCGCACGCTGATGGGCAATCCGTCGCTGGTGCTGCTGGACGAACCCTCCGAAGGCCTGTCGCCCAAAATCGTGGAGCAGATGGTCGATGCCATCCTGACCATGAAGAAGGAGGGCGTGAGCATCGTCGTTTCCGAGCAGAATCTGCACTTCGCGCGGTTGATCTCCGATCGCGCCTACATCATCGAGCGCGGCCGCATCTGCTTCGGCGGCACCATGGCCGAGCTCGACGCGCGTCCGGATATCCGCGACGCGCATCTGTCCTTGTGA